A part of Armatimonadota bacterium genomic DNA contains:
- a CDS encoding M4 family metallopeptidase — MDHTRPAALAAMSLLAAGTAYADKVPGQVHLDKVFGPGSYNVTRIDRDDLGYTHVRAEQSYRGLPVYGGEAIVHLKSDGSLHYVTDGSIRPKLALKRPQMSTFRLEALARADVVLESGFVPVDVFSSRRMIVRHLGHDRVAQVVEFKGVVANGTRTAPVVFVDAETGRVFAHGDAIKHASGASFYEGTVTLPQALVYNGTTYLENTVYKFGVFDGLYQEFGGARFFSPTGSFTTQNQRSGVDLYLNAFRTVLYFLSAHGYFIVDGSGGPGAYFAINGTKVNTLRAHDVVAVNAFWDPQLNLATFGDGDMPTYGPFTCLDVVAHELTHGVIHATSNLGSLDQTQALEESIADVFGAMTELSVFGDSPAVWLVGEKVVTPYYLGGALRSFDDPESLGGIDHYSEWTLSTEPHDGAGIGNKAFAMVAHGGAVPNEPGQTVTGGIGTRKAELIWFRAVRYGLTLSGRFPDMRRETTQAAIDLYGRGSTEAKWVKKVWDEYLGVPYL; from the coding sequence ATGGACCACACGAGACCGGCTGCGCTCGCAGCCATGAGCCTCCTTGCAGCCGGAACCGCTTACGCCGACAAAGTCCCTGGCCAAGTCCACTTGGACAAGGTCTTCGGCCCAGGCTCTTATAACGTCACGAGGATCGATCGGGACGACCTCGGATACACGCACGTCCGAGCCGAGCAGTCCTATCGCGGACTACCCGTCTACGGCGGTGAGGCGATCGTGCACTTGAAGTCGGACGGCAGCCTGCACTATGTCACCGATGGTTCGATCCGGCCGAAACTCGCCCTCAAGCGGCCCCAGATGTCGACCTTCCGGCTCGAAGCCCTCGCAAGGGCCGACGTCGTGCTCGAGTCCGGATTCGTGCCCGTAGACGTTTTCTCTAGTCGGCGCATGATCGTGCGGCACCTGGGCCACGATCGCGTCGCCCAGGTCGTCGAGTTCAAGGGTGTCGTCGCCAATGGGACGCGGACGGCGCCGGTCGTCTTCGTGGACGCCGAGACCGGGAGGGTCTTCGCCCATGGTGACGCCATCAAGCACGCTTCCGGAGCCTCGTTCTACGAAGGGACGGTCACCCTTCCTCAAGCTCTGGTCTACAACGGCACCACCTACCTTGAGAACACCGTCTACAAGTTCGGCGTCTTCGACGGCCTTTACCAGGAGTTCGGCGGGGCGCGCTTCTTCTCGCCGACAGGGTCGTTCACGACCCAGAACCAGCGGTCCGGCGTCGACCTCTATCTCAATGCTTTCCGCACCGTCCTCTACTTCCTCAGCGCCCATGGTTACTTCATCGTGGACGGGAGCGGGGGCCCGGGCGCCTACTTCGCCATCAATGGCACGAAGGTCAACACGTTGAGGGCACACGACGTCGTGGCCGTCAACGCCTTTTGGGATCCACAGCTGAACCTGGCGACTTTCGGCGACGGCGACATGCCGACGTACGGACCGTTCACCTGCCTCGATGTCGTCGCGCATGAATTGACCCACGGAGTCATCCACGCCACATCGAACTTGGGGTCGCTCGACCAGACACAAGCCCTGGAGGAGTCGATCGCGGACGTCTTCGGAGCGATGACGGAGTTGTCCGTCTTCGGTGACAGTCCGGCCGTCTGGCTCGTCGGGGAGAAGGTCGTCACACCTTACTACCTCGGTGGCGCCCTGCGGAGCTTTGACGATCCCGAGTCGCTCGGCGGCATCGACCATTACAGCGAGTGGACGCTTTCGACCGAGCCGCACGACGGAGCCGGCATCGGCAACAAAGCCTTCGCCATGGTCGCCCACGGCGGCGCGGTCCCTAACGAGCCGGGTCAAACGGTCACGGGAGGGATCGGTACCCGCAAAGCCGAGCTCATTTGGTTCCGGGCCGTCCGATATGGCCTGACCTTGAGCGGTCGCTTTCCGGACATGCGACGAGAGACGACTCAAGCCGCGATCGACCTTTACGGTCGAGGCAGCACCGAGGCGAAATGGGTCAAGAAGGTCTGGGACGAGTATCTCGGAGTGCCGTATCTTTGA
- a CDS encoding adenosylhomocysteinase, which produces MSATETKIQDFIVADLGLADWGCKEMRIAETEMPGLMAIRDEFAASQPLKGARIAGSLHMTIQTAVLIETLKTLGADVRWASCNIFSTQDHAAAAIAANGTPVFAVKGETLDEYWDYTHRIMEWSDGGTPNMILDDGGDATLLVLLGSKAEADPSVIASPASEEETALFASIQRKLAADPGFYSRIKANVKGVSEETTTGVHRLYELQKKGELPFACFNVNDSVTKSKFDNLYGCRESLVDGIKRATDVMVAGKIAVVCGYGDVGKGSAQALRALSAQVWVTEVDPICALQAAMEGYKVVTMDDAADKGDIFVTATGNYHVVTHAHMKAMKNNAILCNIGHFDNEIDVASLSDYGWEEIKPQVDHVVFPDGKRIILLAKGRLVNLGCGTGHPSYVMSSSFANQVMAQIELWTKKGEYAPGVYVLPKHLDEKVARLQLAKLDAQLTTLTPQQADYIGVSVEGPYKSEHYRY; this is translated from the coding sequence ATGTCCGCAACCGAAACAAAAATCCAGGACTTCATCGTCGCCGACCTCGGCTTGGCCGATTGGGGCTGCAAGGAAATGCGCATCGCCGAGACGGAGATGCCCGGCCTCATGGCGATCCGCGACGAGTTCGCCGCAAGCCAGCCCCTCAAAGGAGCCAGGATCGCCGGGTCGCTCCATATGACGATCCAGACCGCGGTGCTGATCGAAACGCTCAAAACGCTCGGAGCAGACGTCCGTTGGGCCTCGTGCAACATCTTCAGCACGCAGGACCACGCTGCGGCCGCGATCGCCGCCAACGGGACGCCCGTCTTCGCCGTTAAGGGCGAGACGTTGGACGAATATTGGGACTACACCCACAGGATCATGGAATGGTCCGACGGAGGGACGCCGAACATGATCCTTGACGACGGAGGCGACGCGACGCTCCTCGTCTTGCTCGGCTCGAAAGCCGAGGCTGACCCGTCGGTGATCGCCAGCCCGGCGAGCGAAGAGGAGACGGCGCTGTTCGCTTCGATCCAGCGGAAGCTCGCGGCCGACCCCGGTTTTTACAGCCGGATCAAGGCCAACGTCAAGGGCGTCAGCGAGGAGACCACCACGGGCGTACACCGGCTCTACGAACTGCAGAAGAAGGGCGAGCTTCCCTTCGCCTGTTTCAACGTCAACGACAGCGTCACCAAGTCCAAGTTCGACAACCTTTACGGCTGCCGCGAGAGCTTGGTCGACGGCATCAAGCGCGCTACCGACGTGATGGTCGCCGGAAAGATCGCCGTGGTGTGCGGATACGGCGACGTCGGCAAGGGCTCGGCTCAGGCCCTCCGCGCCTTAAGCGCCCAGGTCTGGGTGACCGAGGTCGATCCGATCTGCGCGCTCCAGGCCGCGATGGAGGGCTATAAGGTCGTCACGATGGACGATGCGGCGGACAAAGGCGACATCTTCGTCACCGCCACGGGCAACTACCACGTCGTGACCCACGCTCACATGAAAGCGATGAAGAACAACGCGATCCTGTGCAACATCGGCCACTTCGACAACGAGATCGACGTCGCTTCGCTCAGCGACTATGGATGGGAAGAGATCAAGCCTCAGGTCGACCACGTGGTCTTCCCGGACGGCAAGCGGATCATCCTGCTCGCGAAGGGCCGTCTCGTGAACCTGGGCTGCGGTACGGGCCATCCCTCGTACGTCATGTCGAGCAGCTTCGCCAACCAGGTCATGGCTCAGATCGAACTTTGGACGAAGAAGGGCGAGTACGCCCCGGGCGTCTACGTCCTGCCGAAGCACCTTGACGAAAAGGTCGCGAGGTTACAGCTCGCTAAGCTGGACGCACAGCTCACGACCCTTACGCCGCAACAAGCCGACTACATCGGCGTCTCCGTCGAGGGGCCGTACAAGTCCGAGCACTACCGCTATTGA
- a CDS encoding helix-turn-helix transcriptional regulator — MQRTRLADLYSPPSPLFLHWDTFLAPEQEEWIQPPDFWTMIVYMHSGVAHIDVHPFAYESGDCLVFPPQCRAGHSVIGEDHPHYRIQFGLKGGGERRAVPLRSRLDGVLTDGLARAYGSLSNVDRHPQAFVWYLLWHISLPEAAYRSRTELYEAEEWIAAHLSDPFQVKDLAEAVGVSERTLQRLFRSEHQSSVAQFVRDRRVREAVRLLTQTRLPVKQVGARVGIPNSQGFYGFLRDAIGIGPTEVRIRTGSRP; from the coding sequence ATGCAACGGACACGACTTGCCGACCTGTACAGCCCTCCGAGCCCATTGTTCCTCCATTGGGACACGTTCCTCGCCCCTGAGCAAGAGGAGTGGATCCAACCGCCCGACTTCTGGACGATGATCGTGTACATGCACAGCGGAGTCGCCCACATCGACGTCCACCCGTTCGCCTACGAGAGCGGAGACTGCCTGGTGTTCCCGCCGCAGTGTCGCGCCGGGCATTCCGTCATCGGTGAAGACCACCCGCATTACAGAATCCAGTTCGGCCTCAAAGGTGGGGGCGAGCGGCGGGCCGTTCCTCTCCGCAGTAGGCTCGACGGCGTGTTGACGGACGGCCTCGCCAGAGCCTACGGCTCCTTGTCCAACGTGGACCGTCATCCGCAGGCGTTCGTCTGGTACCTGCTTTGGCACATCAGCCTACCGGAGGCCGCTTACCGGAGCCGGACGGAACTTTACGAGGCAGAAGAATGGATCGCGGCACACCTTTCTGATCCTTTCCAGGTGAAGGACTTGGCCGAAGCCGTCGGCGTTTCCGAGCGGACCTTGCAGCGGCTGTTCCGGTCCGAGCACCAGTCCAGCGTCGCGCAGTTCGTCCGCGACCGTCGGGTCCGGGAGGCCGTCCGGCTGTTGACGCAGACGCGCCTGCCGGTGAAACAGGTCGGTGCCAGGGTCGGGATCCCGAACTCGCAAGGCTTCTACGGGTTCCTACGGGACGCTATCGGGATCGGGCCGACCGAAGTCCGGATCAGGACCGGAAGCAGGCCATAA
- a CDS encoding aminoglycoside phosphotransferase family protein translates to MSTDLETLVTSVLADGYGLAVSDVRPGPAGLDTTAVNLEVQTFDGGRCFLKQSPSVAAGAALTFELARQGVPGVVAPLATRAGGPLYRRGGSTFLLFPFLNGKNGFEKPLATGHWKTLGTLFRCVHSCQVPPDVAASLPTETWRVPGVDRFWDAFENGRSGPAQTVLDAHRADVVRLIERTEAVGRMCRQRGWELVPCHGDAHVGNVLVDDSGSVWTVDWDGARLAPRECDLVFFLDGGIMGHDPECGAAFLEGYGEVVPDVQALTYFRYCRALEDVVSFTEDACRSRSGSPEQESAIGFLQGQFRPGSVYDLAVRDDRW, encoded by the coding sequence GTGAGCACAGATCTCGAAACGCTCGTGACTTCGGTCCTGGCGGACGGATACGGCCTCGCCGTTTCGGACGTCCGACCGGGGCCGGCCGGGCTGGACACGACCGCCGTCAACCTCGAGGTGCAGACCTTCGATGGGGGCCGCTGTTTCCTGAAACAGTCGCCGTCGGTCGCGGCGGGTGCTGCGTTGACGTTCGAACTGGCGAGACAAGGCGTGCCGGGCGTCGTGGCGCCGCTGGCGACCCGTGCGGGTGGGCCGCTCTACCGACGAGGTGGTTCCACGTTCCTTCTCTTTCCATTCCTGAACGGCAAGAACGGCTTTGAAAAGCCGCTCGCGACGGGGCATTGGAAGACCTTGGGCACGCTCTTCCGCTGCGTCCATTCTTGCCAGGTGCCGCCCGACGTCGCTGCTTCGCTCCCGACGGAGACCTGGCGCGTCCCAGGCGTCGACCGCTTTTGGGACGCGTTCGAGAACGGCCGGTCCGGGCCCGCCCAAACCGTGCTCGATGCCCACCGCGCCGACGTCGTCCGGCTCATCGAGCGGACAGAAGCGGTCGGTCGGATGTGCCGACAGCGCGGCTGGGAGCTTGTCCCTTGTCACGGCGACGCCCATGTCGGCAACGTCCTCGTGGACGACAGCGGATCGGTCTGGACCGTCGATTGGGACGGGGCTAGGCTCGCCCCGCGAGAGTGCGACCTCGTGTTCTTCCTCGATGGCGGCATCATGGGGCACGACCCGGAGTGTGGGGCCGCGTTTCTCGAAGGCTACGGGGAAGTCGTCCCGGACGTGCAGGCGTTGACGTATTTCCGTTATTGCCGCGCCCTCGAAGACGTCGTCTCGTTTACGGAAGACGCCTGCCGGTCCCGGTCCGGAAGCCCGGAACAGGAGTCCGCGATCGGGTTCCTCCAGGGGCAGTTCCGGCCCGGTTCGGTCTATGACCTGGCTGTCCGCGACGACCGTTGGTGA
- a CDS encoding DinB family protein, with product MNGFDETWELVRKRFDDAVAGLDQEQLNFRMHDGALTIGEMAVHVAGVEVSFVSQLLGEATEGVRGRVKAAATDGVVNERPFPFTSEELTPAFVSEVLDDARAYAGPVITQPSDDLLRREIVSALGPVIDGRGALARLAYHPGYHQGQVHLVKTAPGFPK from the coding sequence ATGAACGGTTTCGACGAGACGTGGGAGCTGGTACGGAAGCGGTTCGACGACGCGGTCGCGGGTTTGGACCAAGAACAGCTCAACTTTCGCATGCACGATGGGGCGTTGACGATCGGTGAAATGGCCGTCCACGTGGCCGGAGTCGAGGTGTCGTTCGTGTCCCAATTGCTCGGCGAGGCGACCGAAGGAGTGCGCGGTCGGGTCAAGGCCGCCGCGACCGACGGCGTCGTCAACGAACGGCCCTTTCCGTTCACGTCCGAAGAGCTCACTCCAGCGTTCGTCTCCGAAGTCCTCGACGACGCTCGGGCGTACGCCGGTCCCGTCATCACACAGCCGAGCGACGACCTCTTGCGGCGCGAGATCGTGAGCGCGCTCGGCCCGGTCATCGACGGACGGGGAGCCCTCGCCCGCTTGGCCTACCACCCCGGTTACCACCAAGGACAAGTGCACCTCGTCAAGACCGCGCCCGGATTTCCGAAGTGA
- a CDS encoding ABC-2 family transporter protein, with protein sequence MASVAPVLRQMSGLYRIYIQDGLAYKAAGFIWILTDVTTAVTMPLVWLAASKTGTIAGFSGSDLVVYYLCMLLIGCFVVCHYMWDISWEIKEGTFSAHIIRPVPYLRFIFVRNFAWRCVRTSIFLPFFLLILWGYSSSIGTVRLHLGWEFWLSLAFGHSLSVVFVTGLAMVALFVEEAQSIFEIYYFPMLFLSGQLFPLALFPPWVKNLAVVFPFYYTTGAPTEILTGRVTGDAVFRVLGVQALWIVFAYLMFKVLYGYGSRRYSGVGM encoded by the coding sequence GTGGCCAGCGTCGCCCCCGTGCTCCGACAGATGTCGGGCCTGTACAGGATCTACATTCAAGACGGCCTCGCGTACAAGGCGGCCGGCTTCATCTGGATCTTGACCGACGTGACGACCGCGGTGACGATGCCGCTGGTCTGGCTGGCCGCATCGAAGACGGGCACGATCGCGGGCTTCTCCGGAAGCGACCTGGTGGTCTATTACCTGTGCATGCTGTTGATCGGCTGCTTCGTGGTCTGTCACTACATGTGGGACATCAGTTGGGAGATCAAAGAAGGCACGTTCTCCGCCCACATCATCCGGCCCGTCCCTTATCTCAGGTTCATTTTCGTGCGCAACTTCGCGTGGCGCTGCGTCCGGACCTCGATCTTCTTGCCCTTCTTCTTGCTGATCCTCTGGGGCTATTCGTCGTCGATCGGGACCGTGCGTCTCCATCTGGGTTGGGAGTTCTGGTTGTCCTTGGCCTTCGGACACTCGCTCAGCGTCGTGTTCGTCACGGGTTTGGCGATGGTCGCTCTCTTCGTCGAGGAAGCCCAGTCGATCTTCGAGATCTACTACTTCCCGATGCTGTTCCTGAGCGGACAGTTGTTCCCTCTCGCGCTCTTCCCCCCTTGGGTCAAGAACCTGGCCGTCGTGTTCCCGTTCTACTACACGACCGGAGCCCCGACCGAGATCCTGACGGGCCGCGTCACGGGCGACGCCGTCTTCCGGGTCTTGGGCGTCCAGGCGCTCTGGATCGTGTTCGCCTACCTGATGTTCAAAGTCCTCTACGGCTATGGATCGCGCCGCTATTCCGGCGTCGGAATGTAA
- a CDS encoding exo-alpha-sialidase encodes MSTRGILVLAVFSVSLAAQAQWDDVKRLGNGGETYVSTDGKGTVWVSSHLPTQALVSRDFGATFEKPKVFGDALGDMVVYARPNGKAVVTYMYNFNVAGMSTWKVSDYGKTWEQGKGIPGRPLDREWPATDEKTGDVFMIYSDGYIGGPKSKGVFLAKSTDEGLTWKETGRIDKEAEGDYPVDPHLVSSGGKLYALWTTSKDYNTIDAYKFASSGDGGKTWENFATVAAVDKIEGADVQERWMLGGLAATGEKEVVAFYMNYRSVTVFGNQMPCLLVHTKASHDGGKTWGEPVLAVSEGELKKSAGAFVTNRISNENFGQYMQCLSWGAFDAKGRLHMVWADNREGQEKIGESAFGKWRVRHAVAGKPGGPFGGSEAVSKAFTCKRPPLDFICCAADDKYVYVTWTETPGSTGGMEFSGEFWFGRRKQDE; translated from the coding sequence ATGTCCACCCGCGGCATCCTTGTCCTCGCCGTTTTCTCCGTGTCCTTAGCCGCACAGGCCCAATGGGACGACGTGAAGCGATTGGGAAACGGGGGAGAGACCTACGTGTCCACCGACGGCAAAGGGACGGTCTGGGTGTCTTCGCACCTACCGACACAGGCTCTCGTCAGCCGCGACTTCGGAGCCACCTTCGAGAAGCCGAAAGTCTTCGGCGACGCGCTCGGCGACATGGTCGTCTACGCGCGTCCCAACGGCAAAGCCGTCGTGACGTATATGTACAACTTTAATGTCGCAGGCATGTCGACATGGAAGGTCAGCGACTACGGCAAGACGTGGGAACAGGGCAAAGGGATCCCTGGCCGGCCGCTCGATCGGGAATGGCCCGCCACCGACGAGAAGACGGGCGACGTCTTCATGATCTATTCGGACGGGTACATCGGCGGCCCGAAGTCGAAGGGCGTCTTCCTCGCAAAGTCCACGGACGAAGGACTGACCTGGAAAGAGACGGGCCGCATCGACAAAGAGGCGGAGGGCGACTACCCGGTCGACCCGCACCTCGTGTCTTCAGGCGGCAAGCTCTACGCCCTGTGGACGACGAGCAAAGACTACAACACGATCGACGCCTACAAGTTCGCGTCGTCCGGTGACGGCGGCAAGACGTGGGAGAACTTCGCCACGGTCGCGGCCGTGGACAAGATCGAGGGCGCCGACGTTCAAGAGCGATGGATGCTGGGCGGCCTCGCGGCGACAGGCGAGAAAGAGGTCGTCGCGTTCTACATGAACTACCGGTCCGTCACCGTCTTCGGCAATCAGATGCCGTGCCTCCTCGTGCACACCAAGGCCAGCCATGACGGCGGCAAGACGTGGGGCGAGCCTGTGCTCGCGGTTTCGGAAGGCGAACTCAAGAAATCGGCGGGCGCGTTCGTGACCAACCGCATCTCCAACGAGAACTTCGGCCAGTACATGCAGTGCCTTTCATGGGGCGCGTTCGACGCCAAGGGACGGCTCCACATGGTCTGGGCGGACAACCGTGAAGGACAGGAGAAGATCGGCGAAAGCGCGTTCGGCAAGTGGCGCGTCCGACACGCCGTCGCGGGCAAACCGGGCGGGCCGTTCGGAGGGTCCGAAGCGGTGTCCAAGGCGTTCACCTGCAAACGCCCGCCCCTCGACTTCATCTGTTGCGCCGCCGACGACAAGTACGTCTACGTCACGTGGACGGAAACGCCGGGCAGCACGGGCGGGATGGAGTTCTCCGGCGAGTTCTGGTTCGGGCGTCGCAAGCAGGACGAGTAA
- a CDS encoding aminotransferase class I/II-fold pyridoxal phosphate-dependent enzyme: MSSGNGWRAETIAQHLGEEEYVLGAVVPPIFQNSTFVFENWDDFVNASQKTFGPPYHYSRMTNPTCEVAEVKIAALEGTERCKLFVSGMAAISTAILSSVKAGDHVVCVDSCYGPTRQLVADYLPKFGVSSTFVVGEDPQEVFDACRPETKLIYLESPTSIVFRLQDLAAIGAFARGRGITTAIDNTYSSPLYQNPAQFGIDFVLHTGSKYLGGHSDLIAGALCCSEERLSGLMKNELPIFGNSLPPFQAWLVTRSLRTMHLKIRAVREAADRVAAFLKSHPGVEKVFHVGDDDHPQRELRDRQMSGWTGLLTFMPRDQRRESVRAMTEALRLFRLGVSWGGHESLVVPLEFQAMDWPEKKWLVRLYCGLEHPDDLTADLEQAFTKI; the protein is encoded by the coding sequence GTGAGCAGCGGCAACGGCTGGCGCGCAGAGACCATCGCCCAGCACCTCGGTGAAGAAGAGTACGTCCTCGGGGCGGTCGTCCCGCCCATCTTCCAGAACTCCACGTTCGTCTTCGAGAACTGGGACGACTTCGTGAACGCGTCGCAGAAGACCTTCGGGCCGCCCTACCACTACAGCCGGATGACCAACCCGACCTGCGAGGTCGCCGAGGTCAAGATCGCCGCGCTCGAAGGCACCGAGCGCTGCAAACTCTTCGTCAGCGGGATGGCCGCGATCTCCACCGCCATCCTCTCGAGCGTGAAGGCCGGCGACCATGTCGTCTGCGTGGACTCGTGCTACGGCCCGACGCGCCAGCTCGTCGCCGACTACCTGCCGAAGTTCGGCGTCTCGAGCACCTTCGTCGTCGGCGAGGACCCCCAGGAGGTCTTCGACGCCTGCCGACCCGAGACCAAGCTGATCTATCTCGAATCGCCGACGAGCATCGTCTTCCGCCTGCAAGACCTCGCCGCCATCGGCGCCTTCGCCCGCGGACGCGGTATCACCACCGCGATCGACAACACCTACTCGTCACCGCTCTATCAGAACCCGGCCCAGTTCGGGATCGACTTCGTGCTCCACACGGGCTCGAAGTACCTCGGGGGCCACAGCGACCTCATCGCGGGCGCCTTGTGCTGCAGCGAAGAGCGGCTGTCGGGCCTGATGAAGAACGAGCTGCCCATCTTCGGCAACTCCCTTCCCCCCTTCCAGGCCTGGCTCGTCACGCGCTCGCTGCGCACGATGCACCTCAAGATCCGCGCCGTCCGGGAGGCGGCGGATCGGGTCGCCGCGTTCCTCAAGTCGCACCCGGGCGTCGAGAAGGTGTTCCACGTCGGCGACGACGACCACCCCCAGCGCGAGCTCCGCGACAGGCAGATGTCGGGCTGGACCGGGCTGCTCACCTTCATGCCCCGCGACCAGCGCCGCGAGTCCGTCCGGGCGATGACCGAAGCCCTCCGCCTCTTCCGCCTCGGCGTGAGCTGGGGCGGCCACGAGTCGCTCGTCGTCCCGCTCGAGTTCCAGGCGATGGACTGGCCCGAGAAGAAGTGGCTCGTGCGGCTCTACTGCGGCCTCGAGCACCCCGACGACCTCACCGCCGACCTCGAGCAGGCCTTCACGAAAATCTGA
- a CDS encoding DUF559 domain-containing protein, with product MPRNRGEAAKNRARKARKGPSVVERQVWESLRDGRLGFKFRREHPVGPYRLDFFCREAMLCVELDGEQHEPSRDAARDRALQDLGIATYRIPNRRYLMMFGEVFANDLLQVQRQCEERTGRKAFPDP from the coding sequence ATGCCGAGGAACCGGGGCGAGGCGGCCAAGAACCGGGCCAGAAAGGCGAGGAAGGGACCCTCGGTCGTCGAGCGGCAGGTCTGGGAGAGCCTGCGCGACGGCCGGCTGGGCTTCAAATTCCGCCGTGAGCACCCCGTCGGCCCCTACCGCCTCGACTTCTTCTGCCGCGAGGCGATGCTCTGCGTCGAGCTCGATGGTGAGCAGCACGAGCCCTCGCGCGACGCGGCGCGGGATCGGGCCTTGCAAGACCTCGGGATCGCGACCTATCGGATCCCGAACCGCCGCTACCTCATGATGTTCGGGGAAGTCTTCGCGAACGACCTCCTCCAGGTGCAGCGGCAGTGTGAGGAGCGGACCGGCCGCAAGGCGTTCCCCGACCCCTGA
- a CDS encoding glycine--tRNA ligase subunit alpha, with the protein MVNLQHLFRLLQDYWAAQGCAVLQPYDTEVGAGTSHPATALRCLGPEPWNACYIQPSRRPADGRYTQNPMRNQRYYQFQVILKPSPENVVDLYMESLNAIGFDTKKNDVRLVEDDWENPSLGAAGVGWEVWLDGTEISQFTFFQQMGGIECRPVCAEITYGPERLVLMLNRQTSIWEDLMWNDKLSYRDIEFDQEMQNNVFNFEVASTDFLFQLFDMYEAESKRVLETPVSWDAGRGILTAGVPSAPSSSAGDGPCPEDEEGVGGGAGAQALVYPAFDLALKCSHVFNLLDARGAVSVTERAAYINRIRARARACCLKYMERYKTPTTA; encoded by the coding sequence ATGGTCAACCTCCAGCACCTCTTCCGACTGCTGCAGGACTACTGGGCGGCGCAGGGGTGCGCGGTCTTGCAGCCCTACGACACCGAAGTCGGGGCGGGGACGAGCCACCCGGCGACGGCGTTGCGCTGCCTCGGGCCGGAGCCGTGGAACGCGTGCTACATCCAGCCGAGCCGGCGGCCGGCGGACGGGCGCTACACCCAGAACCCGATGCGCAACCAGCGCTACTACCAGTTCCAGGTGATCCTCAAGCCGAGCCCGGAGAACGTGGTCGACCTCTACATGGAGAGCCTGAACGCGATCGGCTTCGACACGAAGAAGAACGACGTGCGGCTGGTGGAGGACGACTGGGAGAACCCCTCGCTCGGTGCGGCGGGGGTCGGTTGGGAGGTCTGGCTGGACGGGACCGAGATCAGCCAGTTCACGTTCTTCCAACAGATGGGCGGGATCGAGTGCCGGCCCGTCTGCGCCGAGATCACCTACGGCCCCGAGCGGCTCGTGCTGATGCTGAACCGACAGACGTCGATCTGGGAGGACCTGATGTGGAACGACAAGCTGTCGTACCGGGACATCGAATTCGACCAGGAGATGCAGAACAACGTGTTCAACTTCGAGGTCGCTTCGACCGACTTCTTGTTCCAGCTCTTCGACATGTACGAGGCGGAGAGCAAGCGGGTGCTCGAGACCCCGGTGAGTTGGGACGCGGGGCGCGGGATCTTGACGGCCGGGGTTCCGTCTGCCCCCTCCTCGTCTGCAGGGGATGGTCCGTGCCCCGAAGACGAGGAGGGGGTCGGGGGTGGAGCAGGGGCTCAGGCCCTCGTCTATCCGGCGTTCGACCTCGCGCTGAAGTGCTCGCACGTCTTCAACCTGCTCGACGCGCGCGGGGCGGTCTCGGTGACCGAGCGCGCAGCCTACATCAACCGGATCCGGGCGCGGGCCCGGGCGTGCTGCCTCAAGTACATGGAGCGGTACAAGACGCCGACGACCGCTTAG